A window from Deltaproteobacteria bacterium encodes these proteins:
- a CDS encoding DHH family phosphoesterase: MNDSIHQPVSHPMTSPEKVSRLREVVGPEDTLAILINADPDAMASAIAFKRLFWRKIKKVLIYRVNSIQRTDNLAFVKLLRIKQYPVRSINPTHITKWAILDSQPHHHEAFMKVPVDIIIDHHPLDPSSKADYMDIREHYGANATILTEYLLAAKIRPSRRLATALFYGIKTDTDNFVRASILNDVSAFRYLYRYTNMHIVKKIESSEMTQKTLASYKIAMERLILFKNMAIVHMDEVENPDILVIIADFFLRLAETTWSIVSGINKGKLIIIFRNAGFRGDAGKTAQRLFGGWGASAGGHKDSARAEIPMAGLLKEMKSESDSGQFVLNILKTSK; encoded by the coding sequence CAGTATACACCAACCTGTTTCACACCCCATGACTTCCCCCGAAAAGGTCAGTCGTCTGCGGGAGGTGGTGGGTCCGGAAGATACTCTGGCCATTCTAATCAACGCCGACCCGGATGCCATGGCCAGTGCGATCGCCTTCAAAAGATTATTTTGGCGTAAAATTAAAAAGGTTTTGATTTATCGGGTCAATTCCATTCAACGGACCGATAACCTGGCCTTCGTCAAGCTCTTAAGGATCAAGCAGTACCCTGTTCGGTCCATAAACCCGACCCATATCACCAAATGGGCTATTCTGGATTCTCAGCCCCATCACCATGAAGCCTTTATGAAGGTGCCGGTTGATATCATCATCGATCATCACCCGTTGGACCCGTCCTCCAAGGCCGACTATATGGACATTAGGGAACATTACGGGGCCAATGCAACCATCCTGACCGAGTACCTCCTGGCCGCCAAGATCCGACCTTCCCGGAGGCTGGCCACTGCACTCTTTTATGGCATTAAGACGGACACCGATAATTTTGTACGGGCTTCCATATTGAACGATGTCAGTGCCTTCAGGTATCTCTATCGGTATACCAATATGCATATTGTAAAAAAAATCGAATCTTCCGAAATGACCCAAAAGACGCTGGCCAGCTACAAAATCGCCATGGAAAGATTGATTTTATTTAAAAATATGGCCATTGTTCATATGGACGAAGTGGAAAACCCCGATATTTTGGTGATCATTGCCGATTTTTTTCTGCGACTTGCCGAAACGACCTGGAGCATTGTCTCCGGAATCAATAAAGGGAAGCTGATCATCATTTTCAGAAATGCAGGATTTCGGGGGGATGCCGGGAAAACGGCCCAGAGGCTTTTCGGAGGATGGGGGGCCTCTGCCGGGGGGCACAAGGATTCGGCCAGGGCCGAAATACCTATGGCCGGCCTGCTGAAAG